The Ignavibacteriales bacterium genome includes a region encoding these proteins:
- a CDS encoding 3-hydroxyacyl-CoA dehydrogenase NAD-binding domain-containing protein gives MSEQKLKLEDLLSSFTASDEKDERIDSVAIIGAGVMGQGIAQTISAASIDVMIVEKDELHLALAQQKIAESMDREISRWAMTKSEKKSILSRIKWTNNLVDIKECDLIIEAVDEDFGLKKMIFQQLDELAKPDTIIVSNTSTLSLTKIAESTKRADRIIGMHFLNPVPKVPLVEVIRAFETSEDTLKKGKAFAIRIGKTPVEVYEYPGFVTTRAIVPLLNEAMHILMEGVATADGIDTAMKLGYNFPMGPLEMADSMGLDEVLAWMESLWQTLGEPRYRPCPLLRKLVREKKLGKKTGEGFYKYNGDKKIL, from the coding sequence ATGAGTGAACAAAAATTAAAACTTGAAGACTTACTCAGCTCGTTTACGGCTTCTGACGAAAAAGATGAAAGAATTGATTCTGTTGCAATTATTGGCGCAGGAGTGATGGGGCAGGGGATTGCACAAACAATTTCTGCTGCAAGCATTGATGTTATGATTGTTGAGAAGGATGAATTACATTTAGCGTTAGCACAGCAAAAAATTGCTGAATCAATGGATAGAGAAATTAGCCGCTGGGCTATGACCAAGAGTGAAAAAAAATCCATTCTAAGCAGGATTAAATGGACAAACAATTTAGTTGACATTAAAGAATGCGATTTGATAATTGAGGCGGTAGATGAAGACTTTGGTCTTAAGAAAATGATTTTTCAGCAGCTTGATGAATTAGCCAAACCAGATACCATTATTGTTTCTAACACTTCAACTCTTAGCCTTACAAAAATTGCGGAATCTACTAAAAGAGCAGATAGGATTATTGGAATGCACTTCCTTAATCCAGTTCCCAAAGTACCTCTTGTAGAAGTTATAAGAGCATTCGAAACCTCAGAAGATACTCTTAAAAAAGGAAAAGCCTTTGCAATCCGTATTGGTAAAACTCCAGTTGAAGTTTATGAATATCCCGGCTTTGTAACAACACGTGCAATTGTTCCATTGTTAAACGAAGCAATGCACATTTTAATGGAAGGTGTGGCAACTGCTGATGGTATTGATACAGCAATGAAACTTGGATATAACTTTCCAATGGGACCACTTGAAATGGCAGATAGTATGGGACTTGATGAAGTGTTAGCTTGGATGGAATCTTTATGGCAGACTTTGGGTGAACCCCGTTATCGACCATGTCCTTTGTTGCGTAAATTAGTTCGCGAGAAAAAACTCGGTAAAAAAACAGGTGAAGGCTTTTATAAATATAACGGCGATAAGAAAATTTTATAG
- a CDS encoding acetate kinase produces MKVLVLNSGSSSIKYQFFDTETKEALAKGIVERIGMSSAVLTHAPLGKEKIKIVGEILDHSIAIEYVIAVLLSKNHGVIKDKSEIDAVGHRVVHGGETFSGSVLITPQVMKALIDNIELAPLHNPPNIKGIEACKKHLPDTPQCGVFDTAFHIKMPPHAFLYGIPYELYKKYKIRRYGFHGTSHRFVSARAAVLMNKPIEQTKIITAHLGNGCSMAAVLGGLSVDTSMGFTPLEGLMMGTRGGDMDPSVILYIMAKEELTLQEANTLLNKHSGLVGISGESSDMREIETAVSEGNKRAKYAFDVFVYRIKKYIGAYTAAMGGLDALVFTGGIGENSELVRKEVCKNLDCAGIELDVELNDSKPAGEVLLSKPTGKVKVYKIPTNEELVIALDTEEIVREQMMEIK; encoded by the coding sequence ATGAAAGTTTTAGTATTAAACAGCGGCAGCTCATCAATTAAATACCAATTTTTCGATACAGAAACAAAAGAAGCATTAGCAAAAGGAATTGTTGAAAGAATTGGTATGAGCAGCGCGGTTCTTACTCACGCTCCGCTTGGAAAAGAAAAAATTAAAATCGTTGGCGAAATTTTAGACCACTCAATTGCAATTGAATATGTGATTGCTGTTTTGCTTAGCAAAAACCATGGTGTAATAAAAGATAAAAGTGAAATTGATGCAGTTGGTCATAGAGTTGTGCACGGTGGCGAAACATTTTCTGGTTCAGTTTTAATCACCCCGCAGGTGATGAAAGCCTTAATTGATAATATTGAATTAGCGCCTTTACACAATCCGCCTAACATAAAAGGAATTGAAGCGTGCAAGAAACATTTACCGGATACACCACAATGCGGTGTCTTCGATACTGCATTTCATATAAAAATGCCACCGCACGCATTTCTATATGGAATACCTTATGAACTTTATAAAAAATATAAAATCCGGCGTTATGGTTTTCATGGAACATCACATAGATTTGTATCTGCAAGAGCAGCCGTTTTGATGAACAAACCGATTGAGCAAACTAAAATTATTACTGCTCACTTAGGCAATGGATGCAGCATGGCTGCGGTACTTGGCGGTCTATCCGTTGATACTTCTATGGGCTTTACTCCGCTTGAAGGTTTGATGATGGGAACACGCGGTGGAGATATGGATCCTTCTGTTATTCTTTACATTATGGCAAAGGAAGAATTAACACTTCAGGAAGCAAACACACTTCTTAACAAACATAGCGGTTTGGTTGGTATTAGTGGTGAGAGCAGCGATATGCGGGAAATTGAAACCGCTGTATCTGAAGGAAATAAACGAGCTAAATATGCTTTTGATGTTTTTGTTTACAGGATTAAAAAATACATTGGAGCTTACACGGCAGCTATGGGCGGGCTTGATGCATTAGTATTTACTGGTGGAATTGGTGAGAACTCTGAATTAGTTAGAAAAGAAGTTTGTAAGAATCTTGATTGTGCCGGAATAGAATTAGATGTTGAGTTAAACGACAGCAAACCAGCGGGAGAAGTTCTTTTATCAAAACCGACTGGCAAAGTTAAAGTATATAAAATTCCAACAAACGAAGAATTAGTAATTGCTTTGGACACTGAAGAGATAGTTAGAGAGCAGATGATGGAGATTAAATAA
- a CDS encoding TSUP family transporter, with protein sequence MLDSIWIHPILFLAGLAAGTIDSIAGGGGLITLPALLGLGFPPHVALGTNKFQSSFGSFTASFYYIKHGQVDLRDCVQGIIFTLIGTVAGTISVQLIHKDFLNDFIPVLLVCIIIYTFITPNLGEIDKHKRLNEKIFYLIFGLMFGFYDGFFGPGVGSFWAIAFVVGLGFNLTKATGYTKVMNFTSNIVSLIIFAISGNIFLLAGLSMATGQIIGARIGSGLVIKKGAKFIRPVFITIVLLTTLKLIYSRFF encoded by the coding sequence ATGCTTGATTCAATCTGGATTCATCCAATACTTTTTCTCGCCGGACTTGCTGCCGGAACAATAGATTCCATTGCTGGCGGAGGTGGTTTAATCACTCTGCCTGCATTACTTGGATTAGGATTCCCACCGCACGTTGCACTTGGAACTAATAAATTTCAATCAAGCTTTGGAAGTTTTACAGCTTCATTCTATTACATCAAACATGGACAAGTTGATTTAAGAGATTGCGTTCAAGGAATTATTTTTACGCTTATTGGTACAGTTGCAGGAACAATAAGCGTCCAACTTATTCATAAAGATTTTCTAAATGATTTTATTCCCGTACTTTTAGTCTGCATTATCATTTATACATTTATAACGCCCAACCTTGGTGAAATTGATAAACATAAGCGATTAAATGAAAAAATCTTTTACTTGATTTTTGGATTGATGTTTGGATTTTATGATGGTTTCTTTGGACCGGGTGTTGGTTCTTTCTGGGCAATAGCTTTTGTTGTTGGTTTGGGATTTAATTTAACAAAAGCAACCGGCTATACAAAGGTAATGAACTTTACAAGCAATATAGTTTCATTAATCATTTTTGCAATTAGTGGAAATATATTTCTGCTTGCTGGATTATCCATGGCTACTGGTCAAATAATAGGAGCACGGATAGGTTCCGGATTGGTGATTAAGAAAGGAGCAAAGTTCATACGTCCTGTTTTTATTACAATTGTTCTGCTAACAACATTAAAGTTGATTTACAGCCGGTTCTTTTAA
- the dacB gene encoding D-alanyl-D-alanine carboxypeptidase/D-alanyl-D-alanine-endopeptidase, whose translation MKTKLFILLSLVISSSFLYPQKFEEINKLIQENIVSPNFRNGQWSVYAEYTDHQEKIIDLHSEEALAPASCLKLVTTSAALNYLGEDFKYETKLYYDGTINTNGILNGNIFIVGSGDPTLGSDMVKGSLSLDELMKSWVQSIIQKGIKKISGSVIADDFLFDHIPLPDNWFWVDIGNYYGAGTSALCINNNLYYLFFKPAKEIGGVAKVLRTEPEIPGLHFDNFMKTGKKGSGDNGYIYCAPEQYNATLRGTIPAEVDEFSIKGSIPDPPLFAAQYLTKKLEENKIKVSKPAHKLEAQIKYDEIKKIISTFSPPLRDIVYVINKRSNNLYTEQLLKTIAKVKSGTGSFEKGTEINFNFLKENGIPTEGVNFSDGSGLSRTNSITTKAFVKLLTFNTKQTYFNSFYNSLGVAGDNDDFGYFKNYGAETPIAKNARIKDGLIQNVRSHSGYIKSQSGRLIAFSFISNNYNGTSKDVDGIHLKLMIELAKLP comes from the coding sequence ATGAAAACAAAATTATTCATCTTACTATCACTTGTTATTTCTTCATCATTCTTATATCCTCAAAAATTTGAAGAAATAAATAAGCTAATTCAGGAAAACATCGTTTCTCCAAATTTCAGAAACGGGCAATGGAGTGTTTACGCTGAATACACAGACCACCAGGAAAAGATAATTGATTTACATAGTGAGGAAGCCTTGGCTCCTGCTTCCTGTCTTAAGCTTGTAACTACATCCGCTGCACTAAATTATCTTGGCGAAGATTTTAAATACGAGACAAAACTTTATTATGATGGTACGATCAACACAAATGGAATTTTGAATGGGAATATTTTTATTGTTGGAAGTGGAGACCCAACTCTTGGCTCAGACATGGTAAAAGGTTCTTTATCTTTGGATGAACTAATGAAAAGCTGGGTTCAATCAATTATTCAAAAAGGGATTAAAAAAATTTCTGGTTCTGTAATAGCGGATGATTTTCTATTCGATCATATACCTCTTCCTGACAATTGGTTTTGGGTAGATATTGGAAATTATTACGGAGCAGGAACCAGCGCCTTATGTATCAACAATAATCTTTATTATCTCTTCTTTAAGCCTGCAAAGGAAATTGGCGGAGTAGCAAAAGTTTTAAGAACCGAGCCAGAAATTCCCGGATTACATTTTGATAATTTTATGAAAACAGGTAAGAAAGGTTCTGGAGATAATGGATATATTTACTGCGCGCCGGAACAGTATAATGCCACCTTAAGAGGAACAATTCCAGCAGAAGTTGACGAGTTTTCAATCAAAGGTTCAATTCCAGATCCACCACTTTTTGCCGCGCAATACTTAACCAAGAAACTTGAAGAAAATAAAATTAAAGTTTCTAAGCCGGCACATAAACTTGAAGCACAAATTAAATATGATGAAATCAAAAAAATTATTTCAACTTTTTCTCCGCCATTAAGGGATATTGTTTATGTAATTAATAAACGAAGTAATAATCTTTACACTGAACAGCTTCTAAAAACTATCGCAAAAGTTAAATCGGGTACTGGAAGTTTTGAAAAAGGAACAGAAATTAATTTTAATTTCCTAAAAGAAAACGGAATCCCGACAGAAGGGGTAAATTTTTCTGATGGATCTGGATTGTCGAGAACTAATTCAATAACAACAAAAGCATTTGTAAAACTATTAACTTTCAATACAAAGCAAACATACTTCAACTCGTTCTACAACTCGCTGGGTGTAGCTGGCGATAATGATGACTTTGGATATTTTAAAAATTATGGTGCTGAAACACCCATCGCTAAAAATGCAAGAATAAAAGATGGATTGATTCAAAATGTAAGAAGTCATTCGGGCTATATAAAATCGCAAAGCGGAAGGCTGATTGCTTTTTCTTTTATTTCCAATAATTATAATGGAACATCAAAAGATGTTGATGGAATACATCTTAAACTGATGATTGAATTGGCTAAACTTCCTTAG
- a CDS encoding family 20 glycosylhydrolase, which produces MKRLNFTIKIFLFTLLFTSIIIPQQDKLKLNLMPVPAKITMLDGKFILQNNFSIAIKGNPDERIYQYATRVLRRLSGRTGLFFPQDFITKQSNSDTCQMIITCNRSGKIKLNEDESYSLKVTSSKVELTSETDLGALRGLETLTQLLSSDEKGYWFPSVQIEDAPRFPWRGLMIDVSRHFMPVDVIKRNLDGLAALKLNVFHWHLSDDQGVRVESKVYPQIQKLCSDGNYFTQEQIKDIIKYAADRGIRVIPEFDVPGHSTAWFLAFPELASLPAGQSGAPGPYKIERNWGVFDPTFNPTIEPTYEFFDKFFGEMAALFPDEYFHIGGDENNGKQWKENKSIQEFMKKNNIPDNHSLQAYFNNRILKILTKNGKKMIGWDEILHPQMPTNIVIQSWRGTEALIESAKKGYMGILSNGYYIDLIQPAEFHYLNDPIPSGSKLSDEEKKKILGGEVTQWAELVTPENVDSRIWPRTAAIAERLWSPENIKDVEDMYRRLDVISFQLEDLGLNHFKNQEMMLRRLTNNNDTSPLKTLVDVVEPVKIYTRHSQGVKYTQQSPYTRVVDASQPESNVARKFKKTVDAFLATKNVKYAEEIKHWLNLWKSNQDKLTQLIKLSPVLKEIEPMSVNLSKVSQTGLEAVESILSNKKVGGDWNSKNLKLLEVAKQPFGQVELMVTSAIEKLINAVEK; this is translated from the coding sequence ATGAAACGATTAAATTTTACAATCAAAATTTTTCTCTTCACTTTACTTTTTACTTCCATAATTATTCCACAACAAGACAAATTAAAATTAAATCTGATGCCTGTACCGGCAAAAATTACTATGCTTGATGGAAAATTTATACTCCAAAATAATTTTTCCATCGCTATAAAAGGAAATCCTGATGAAAGAATCTACCAATATGCAACAAGAGTATTGAGAAGGTTATCCGGAAGAACCGGATTATTCTTTCCACAGGATTTTATTACCAAACAAAGCAACAGCGATACTTGCCAAATGATAATCACTTGTAATCGTTCTGGTAAAATAAAACTTAATGAAGATGAATCTTATAGTTTAAAAGTAACTTCATCAAAAGTTGAGCTGACTTCAGAAACTGATCTGGGAGCTTTACGCGGATTGGAAACTCTTACTCAACTTTTAAGCTCTGATGAAAAAGGTTACTGGTTTCCATCTGTTCAAATAGAAGATGCTCCGCGATTCCCTTGGCGTGGATTGATGATTGATGTAAGCCGCCACTTTATGCCGGTTGATGTAATTAAAAGAAATCTGGATGGACTTGCTGCACTTAAGTTAAATGTTTTCCACTGGCATTTAAGTGATGACCAGGGAGTAAGAGTTGAAAGCAAAGTGTATCCTCAAATTCAAAAACTTTGTTCCGATGGAAATTATTTTACGCAGGAACAAATTAAAGACATAATTAAATATGCTGCCGATAGAGGAATAAGAGTTATCCCTGAGTTTGATGTACCCGGGCATTCAACAGCATGGTTTCTTGCTTTCCCGGAATTGGCAAGCCTGCCTGCCGGACAGTCAGGCGCGCCAGGTCCGTATAAAATTGAAAGGAACTGGGGAGTATTTGATCCAACATTTAATCCAACGATTGAACCAACATATGAATTCTTTGATAAATTTTTTGGCGAAATGGCAGCGCTTTTTCCTGATGAATATTTTCATATAGGCGGTGATGAAAATAATGGCAAGCAGTGGAAAGAAAATAAATCCATCCAGGAGTTTATGAAGAAAAATAATATTCCGGATAACCATTCACTTCAAGCATACTTTAATAATAGAATTCTGAAAATCTTAACGAAGAATGGCAAGAAGATGATCGGCTGGGATGAAATTCTTCACCCTCAAATGCCAACAAACATTGTCATTCAATCGTGGAGAGGAACTGAAGCGTTAATTGAATCGGCAAAAAAAGGTTATATGGGAATTCTTTCAAACGGTTATTACATTGATCTGATTCAGCCTGCGGAATTTCATTACCTGAATGATCCAATTCCTTCCGGCTCTAAACTAAGCGATGAAGAAAAGAAAAAAATTCTTGGTGGAGAAGTAACCCAGTGGGCAGAGCTTGTAACACCGGAAAATGTTGATTCAAGAATTTGGCCCCGCACAGCAGCAATAGCAGAAAGACTTTGGTCTCCGGAAAACATTAAAGATGTTGAAGATATGTATCGCCGACTTGACGTGATCAGTTTTCAACTTGAGGACCTGGGATTAAACCATTTTAAAAACCAGGAGATGATGCTGCGGAGGCTGACAAATAATAATGATACTTCACCCTTAAAAACATTAGTGGATGTAGTTGAACCTGTAAAAATTTATACTCGTCATTCACAAGGAGTAAAGTACACACAGCAATCACCATACACGCGGGTGGTGGATGCATCTCAACCTGAATCCAATGTTGCACGAAAATTTAAAAAAACAGTTGATGCTTTTTTAGCAACAAAAAATGTAAAGTATGCTGAAGAAATTAAACACTGGTTAAATCTCTGGAAATCCAATCAAGATAAATTAACACAACTTATAAAACTATCTCCAGTGCTAAAGGAAATTGAACCGATGTCAGTCAATCTTTCAAAAGTTTCTCAGACAGGATTGGAAGCAGTTGAAAGTATTCTTTCAAATAAAAAAGTAGGCGGCGATTGGAATTCTAAAAATCTTAAGCTACTTGAAGTGGCAAAGCAACCATTTGGGCAAGTTGAACTGATGGTTACTTCAGCCATTGAAAAACTAATTAACGCCGTTGAAAAGTAA
- a CDS encoding SDR family oxidoreductase, with translation MDFQIKGKTALVTASSLGIGRAVAELLIQEGCQVAICARDKEKLISTALEIKKQYDVEPIWLVCDINDEKDINKTFDVVQKNFGSIDILVNNCGGPAPGHFDDLLDENWQSAFEQVLLSAVRFTRKALPGMKEKRWGRIINITSLSVKQPVENLMLSNSLRAGIIGFAKTLSNEVGKYNITVNNIAPGYTLTNRLYELAKNKAKIGGESHEHIIAEMSKEVPLGRLARPDEIAAAVVFLASEQAAYITGTTIQVDGGIIKGSY, from the coding sequence ATGGATTTTCAAATAAAAGGGAAAACGGCTTTAGTTACTGCATCAAGCCTGGGAATTGGACGTGCGGTTGCTGAATTGCTGATCCAGGAAGGGTGCCAGGTTGCTATTTGCGCCAGGGATAAGGAAAAATTAATTAGTACTGCGTTAGAAATTAAAAAGCAATATGATGTTGAACCTATCTGGTTAGTATGCGATATTAATGATGAAAAGGATATAAATAAAACATTTGATGTCGTACAGAAAAATTTTGGATCTATAGACATTCTTGTTAACAATTGTGGTGGTCCAGCACCCGGGCATTTTGATGATTTACTTGATGAAAATTGGCAATCAGCATTTGAACAGGTACTGTTAAGCGCTGTCCGCTTTACCCGGAAAGCACTGCCCGGTATGAAAGAAAAAAGATGGGGCAGAATTATTAATATCACATCGCTTTCTGTAAAGCAGCCTGTTGAGAACTTAATGCTTTCCAATTCTCTGCGGGCAGGAATAATTGGCTTTGCAAAAACTCTAAGCAACGAAGTTGGTAAGTATAATATAACTGTAAATAATATTGCTCCCGGATATACTCTTACAAATCGTTTGTATGAATTAGCAAAGAACAAAGCAAAAATTGGTGGAGAATCGCACGAGCATATTATTGCGGAAATGTCTAAAGAAGTGCCGCTCGGTAGATTAGCCCGTCCTGACGAAATTGCTGCCGCCGTTGTATTTTTAGCATCAGAACAAGCAGCTTACATTACAGGAACGACTATTCAGGTTGATGGTGGAATAATTAAAGGAAGTTATTGA
- a CDS encoding FAD-binding protein: MIKQIELSVLPREAFDLETLKILAAQKLKLNPQEINAVLPRRRSIHARRSQPVYKIIADVFINEKPSEELPKIIYNPVNKNKKVIIVGFGPGGMFAALRLIELGIQPVVIERGKDVRTRRRDLKAIQQMGIVNPDSNYCFGEGGAGTYSDGKLYTRSTKRGDIRKILNLLVQFGASEDILIDAHPHIGSNKLPQIVQRIRETIIQSGGEIHFNSRVSDFILKEKKLIGVVVNDEQEFFGDAVILATGHSARDIFYLLHKRNIKIEAKPFAIGVRIEHPQSLIDEIQYHSSKRDEFLPAANYSLACQVGEHGVFSFCMCPGGIIVPASTAPDELVLNGMSVSRRDSQFANSGLVVTVDEKDWMKYKQSGPFAGLEFQKEVERIAFEAGGRNQQAPAQRITDFVAGKISATLPKTSYIPGIVSSPLHQILPQVISKNLMKAMLIFSKKMRGYYTEEAQILAAETRTSSPVRIPRDKETFMHVEVEGLFPCGEGAGYAGGIVSSAIDGENCANAAARLVVN, encoded by the coding sequence ATGATAAAACAAATTGAACTATCCGTATTACCCAGAGAAGCATTCGACCTGGAGACTTTGAAAATTCTTGCCGCTCAAAAATTAAAATTAAATCCACAAGAAATTAATGCAGTTTTGCCAAGAAGAAGATCAATCCATGCACGAAGAAGTCAACCCGTTTACAAAATTATTGCTGATGTTTTTATAAACGAAAAACCTTCAGAAGAACTTCCAAAAATTATTTACAATCCAGTTAACAAGAACAAGAAAGTTATTATAGTTGGATTTGGACCCGGAGGAATGTTTGCTGCTCTTAGGCTGATTGAACTTGGAATCCAGCCAGTTGTAATTGAACGAGGTAAAGATGTTCGAACAAGACGAAGAGATTTAAAAGCTATCCAGCAAATGGGAATTGTTAATCCGGATTCCAATTACTGCTTTGGAGAAGGCGGCGCTGGAACTTACAGTGATGGTAAACTTTATACACGTTCCACTAAACGAGGCGACATCAGAAAAATTTTAAACCTGCTTGTTCAGTTTGGGGCAAGTGAAGATATTTTAATTGATGCTCATCCGCATATCGGTTCAAACAAACTTCCGCAAATTGTTCAAAGAATCAGGGAAACAATAATTCAAAGCGGAGGCGAAATTCATTTTAACTCGCGGGTTTCTGATTTCATCCTGAAAGAAAAAAAACTGATTGGTGTTGTTGTAAATGATGAACAGGAATTTTTTGGTGATGCCGTTATCCTGGCAACAGGACATTCTGCTCGTGATATTTTTTATCTTCTACACAAACGAAATATTAAAATTGAAGCTAAGCCTTTTGCAATTGGAGTGCGGATAGAGCATCCCCAAAGTTTGATTGATGAAATCCAGTATCATTCATCTAAGCGGGATGAATTTTTACCAGCAGCAAATTATAGTTTGGCTTGCCAGGTAGGGGAGCATGGAGTTTTTTCATTCTGTATGTGTCCCGGTGGAATAATTGTTCCAGCCTCAACAGCTCCGGATGAATTAGTTCTAAATGGCATGTCAGTTTCAAGAAGAGATTCTCAGTTTGCAAATTCCGGTTTGGTGGTTACAGTTGATGAAAAAGATTGGATGAAGTATAAACAGTCTGGCCCATTTGCAGGATTGGAATTTCAGAAAGAAGTTGAACGGATTGCATTTGAAGCTGGTGGAAGAAATCAACAAGCACCGGCACAAAGAATAACTGATTTTGTCGCGGGAAAAATTTCTGCTACTCTTCCCAAAACTTCATATATCCCCGGCATCGTTTCTTCTCCGCTGCATCAGATTTTACCACAGGTAATTTCTAAGAATTTAATGAAGGCAATGTTAATATTCAGCAAAAAGATGAGAGGATATTATACAGAAGAAGCACAAATTCTTGCAGCAGAAACAAGAACAAGTTCGCCGGTTAGAATTCCACGCGATAAAGAAACTTTTATGCATGTTGAAGTTGAAGGATTATTTCCTTGCGGCGAAGGTGCTGGCTACGCTGGTGGAATTGTATCTTCAGCAATTGATGGTGAGAATTGTGCAAACGCCGCAGCAAGGTTGGTTGTAAATTGA
- a CDS encoding CopG family transcriptional regulator has product MKKKIKYSDEKIGEVEVVKDFLPKPEELVFKENTVKVTLNLSKSSIEFFKGIARKHGSQYQKVIRNLLDNYTSHYSE; this is encoded by the coding sequence ATGAAAAAGAAAATAAAATACAGCGATGAAAAAATCGGAGAGGTAGAAGTGGTAAAAGACTTTTTACCTAAGCCTGAAGAATTAGTATTCAAAGAAAATACTGTAAAAGTAACACTGAATTTGAGCAAATCAAGTATCGAGTTTTTTAAGGGAATAGCTCGAAAACATGGAAGCCAATATCAAAAGGTAATTAGGAATTTACTCGATAATTATACTTCTCATTATTCTGAATAA
- a CDS encoding prephenate dehydrogenase/arogenate dehydrogenase family protein, translating into MKNISIIGLGLIGGSIAKGLKKSNSLIRIHAFDKPEVTARAITEGMIDAALNSIEDAADDDIIFMCLPLEPALQSFEKLSPILKENSILTDVCGIKGVFEEKWKGISSKGIYIGGHPMTGKEKGGYENSDPLLFENAVYILSDVQKANGRTDDLAKLIKMLGARIIFLDPYLHDKVVANVSHLPQLLAVSLVNTAAKGNNKINNLDFAAGGFRDMTRIASSDFQIWDSVLKLNGKEILSALTSLQNELEEIKNYLLEDSIDELKAMFVSAATKRDGIPKDTKGFMYPLHDVYVFVNDVPGIISKISTALFNSNINIKDIELLKIREGTGGTFRVAFESEKDASQAKEILKGIGFTTN; encoded by the coding sequence ATGAAAAATATTTCTATCATCGGACTTGGTTTAATAGGCGGTTCTATTGCCAAAGGATTAAAGAAAAGTAACTCTTTAATCCGCATACATGCTTTCGATAAACCAGAAGTTACAGCCAGAGCAATAACCGAAGGAATGATTGACGCGGCATTAAATTCCATTGAGGATGCCGCTGATGATGATATTATTTTTATGTGCCTGCCGCTTGAGCCTGCTCTTCAATCATTTGAAAAACTATCGCCAATCTTAAAAGAAAATTCTATTCTTACTGATGTATGCGGCATAAAAGGAGTGTTCGAGGAAAAGTGGAAAGGAATATCCAGTAAAGGAATTTACATCGGCGGGCACCCAATGACCGGTAAGGAAAAAGGCGGTTACGAAAATTCTGATCCATTGCTATTTGAGAATGCTGTTTATATTCTATCTGATGTACAGAAAGCGAATGGAAGAACGGACGACTTAGCCAAGTTAATTAAAATGCTTGGTGCAAGAATAATTTTCCTTGATCCTTACCTGCATGATAAAGTTGTAGCAAACGTTAGTCATCTTCCACAGCTTTTGGCTGTTTCGCTTGTAAACACAGCAGCTAAAGGAAATAATAAAATTAATAACCTCGATTTTGCCGCCGGCGGATTCCGTGATATGACCCGCATAGCTTCAAGCGATTTCCAAATCTGGGACTCGGTGCTGAAACTAAATGGTAAAGAAATCCTTTCAGCTCTAACATCTCTTCAAAACGAATTGGAAGAAATAAAAAATTACCTGCTGGAAGATTCAATTGACGAACTGAAAGCAATGTTCGTTTCTGCTGCAACAAAACGTGATGGAATTCCCAAGGACACAAAAGGATTTATGTACCCACTGCACGATGTTTATGTTTTTGTAAATGATGTGCCCGGAATAATTAGTAAAATTTCTACTGCGCTGTTTAATAGTAATATTAACATAAAAGATATAGAACTTCTAAAAATCCGCGAAGGAACCGGCGGAACATTCCGCGTGGCATTCGAATCAGAAAAAGACGCAAGCCAGGCAAAAGAAATTTTAAAAGGAATAGGATTTACTACCAATTGA